One part of the Novipirellula aureliae genome encodes these proteins:
- a CDS encoding DUF4332 domain-containing protein — MLLERIDIDAHGSLHQVELGPFAEHLNVIYGPERSGKTAIARFIRDSLVDRDYPLGMMSSSSGRVVWADRNGLLHFRREQDGTKTGRRSFEFESRGNTSHYSHSPYDQSLRHSWIGSVGVQSTAAQSARAIQLPESLVDGVLTDTTIVNVARVVSACLKNGLDSPETYRTLPLSGSDPFYERNGFTSPTSGQAENEHHADYDSSRQHAGLRSQLAEVETELARLEETFPFHQSFDHNALVSRRNELTRQLAGHPSNRYHESSVPYQESRASRERLTQLHDRISQLRARQSELRHWITDVDSQLRTSTTTNEYRYEHAIHDENLRRNLDDLDAQLIRWRRTLLEVRGLREAILATRYNTTARPAHVHPTEANHAETRDDWAGLHSTSELERRVDSVTRQIDWLLERYAVANERNKDFSLDWYSSQPMSATYPSRSLEETLRTIRDELRHASASTDAASETAKDLHELDRSEQWLVATMNQLTQHRESLIHRYTPVEKKQTQKWANHHQYLHGRYQGERAQREAELNQVTVELEACLSEAMQIRRGLHPTATIDRDSLAYHEAPITREALTRELRLIDEKLSRYSRIVWLRTRASDLRDTLRTTRVPHLQTHSPLAGSASRWLCRISGGRLRQISWPTAHLGHGNVHDASHRSGVQIGDRDEEHCSPGDRALAVLAVRMAAGELLGRLGRTVPLVIETTPDIIASHVDYRDSSGYPTGLASSFFQPGDDGRFNHPVAATLRDYANSGRQILLLTSDAALAEQTTRVGARRFNLHAHRNTQPHRPLWRPHYQSENYVGPHPHLYADVNVPLQATARHSEGGGEYINRKLDAAWQDAYEMVDHEYQDRSPDTKHRNGYFYTDSYTTAPPVSETAKSHPLRSVENRSLSQVDRHDVAEPAFFLTVDSPIDQAPSVDSVAAARLRGLNVTHVTHLMQQDANRLSDALGLADVDASTIRRWQSECRLVCRVPKLRGFDARVLVGCGVTTPSQLAATHPTDLLQQVEDFLATEEGQKVLLSGSSRELSRITSWIAAANSWGVENSTRYVDGRTVRRSTHIERQNEHPIAGRDVAYDTYREPIRYGIRNVGASRSNRSSGLRSERSSSRSGQQTSDRSRSNGNTNRSASNRTAGSKQSRRRTRASERPSRGVVRMERSETESLPSETTPSSERSERANRSERATRSERATRNERANRSNRETRSERTRRSNRIPRTDRTTESTAAELRFYLERGSDVVDAPSIGPRMAERLNRIGIFTVDDLINANTRSVAEKLNHRRVDSDTILSWQQQATLVCRIPMLRGHDAQLLVLAGVTTAERVAAQTPDDLFAIIDPISRSRDGKRIIRGGKLPDKAEITEWITYAKQNRVIKAA; from the coding sequence ATGCTTTTAGAACGCATCGACATAGACGCTCACGGATCCCTTCACCAGGTAGAATTGGGACCTTTTGCTGAACACCTCAACGTCATCTATGGTCCTGAGCGTTCGGGCAAGACGGCAATCGCTCGGTTCATCCGCGACTCGCTCGTCGACCGTGATTACCCCTTGGGTATGATGAGTTCTTCCTCCGGCCGCGTCGTCTGGGCTGACCGAAATGGGCTGCTTCATTTCCGCCGCGAACAGGACGGAACCAAGACCGGTCGGCGAAGCTTCGAGTTTGAGTCGCGCGGCAACACGTCTCACTATTCACATTCTCCTTACGACCAATCGCTTCGCCATAGCTGGATTGGATCTGTCGGCGTCCAATCGACTGCCGCCCAATCGGCTCGCGCTATTCAACTGCCCGAATCGCTCGTCGACGGCGTTTTGACCGATACGACGATTGTCAATGTCGCTCGAGTCGTTTCCGCATGTCTCAAAAATGGGCTCGACTCCCCCGAAACCTATCGAACGCTTCCGCTCTCCGGTTCCGACCCCTTCTATGAACGCAATGGCTTCACTTCCCCCACGAGCGGACAGGCCGAGAATGAGCATCATGCGGATTACGATTCATCCAGACAGCACGCGGGACTTCGCAGTCAATTGGCGGAAGTCGAAACCGAATTAGCTCGCCTTGAAGAGACATTCCCATTCCATCAATCATTTGACCATAACGCATTGGTCTCGCGACGTAACGAATTGACCCGCCAACTAGCAGGTCATCCATCAAACCGCTATCACGAATCGAGTGTCCCGTATCAGGAAAGCCGAGCATCACGTGAACGACTAACGCAATTACATGATCGAATCAGCCAACTACGTGCTCGACAAAGTGAACTACGACATTGGATCACCGACGTCGATTCACAGCTTCGAACCTCGACGACAACAAATGAATACCGGTACGAACACGCGATTCATGATGAGAATTTGCGTCGTAACCTCGACGACTTGGATGCTCAATTGATTCGTTGGCGTCGGACACTACTTGAAGTGCGTGGTTTACGAGAAGCCATATTGGCAACCCGATACAACACCACAGCCCGGCCCGCCCATGTTCATCCTACGGAGGCGAATCACGCTGAGACTCGAGACGACTGGGCTGGTTTGCACTCGACGAGCGAATTAGAGCGTCGAGTCGATTCGGTTACTCGTCAAATCGATTGGTTGCTTGAGCGCTACGCAGTCGCAAACGAACGCAACAAAGATTTCAGCCTCGATTGGTATTCATCACAGCCGATGTCGGCAACGTACCCAAGTCGATCACTCGAAGAAACATTGCGTACGATCCGAGACGAACTGCGTCACGCTTCGGCATCGACCGATGCCGCATCCGAGACGGCGAAAGACCTCCATGAACTCGACCGTAGTGAGCAGTGGCTCGTGGCGACGATGAACCAATTGACTCAGCATCGCGAGTCGCTGATCCATCGCTACACGCCCGTCGAGAAAAAGCAGACACAGAAGTGGGCGAACCATCATCAATACCTGCACGGGCGGTATCAAGGTGAGCGAGCACAGCGGGAAGCGGAACTCAATCAAGTCACAGTGGAACTCGAAGCTTGTTTGTCCGAAGCGATGCAAATTCGCCGTGGACTACATCCGACAGCGACGATCGACCGTGATTCGCTGGCCTATCACGAAGCCCCGATCACTCGCGAAGCCCTGACGCGTGAACTTCGTTTGATCGATGAAAAACTGTCTCGTTACTCTCGGATCGTTTGGCTGCGAACGCGTGCTTCCGATTTACGCGACACGCTCCGCACGACACGCGTACCTCATCTGCAAACCCACTCACCACTTGCAGGATCGGCCAGCCGTTGGCTATGCCGCATTTCGGGCGGACGATTGCGTCAAATCTCTTGGCCGACTGCTCACCTAGGGCATGGAAATGTCCATGATGCCAGCCATCGAAGTGGCGTTCAAATTGGTGATCGCGATGAGGAACATTGCTCACCCGGTGACCGCGCCTTGGCTGTCCTGGCCGTTCGCATGGCAGCGGGCGAGCTACTAGGACGACTCGGCCGAACGGTGCCGCTCGTCATTGAAACCACGCCTGATATCATAGCATCGCATGTCGACTATCGTGATTCGTCAGGCTACCCGACTGGCTTGGCGTCCTCCTTTTTCCAACCTGGGGATGACGGTCGGTTCAATCATCCCGTCGCCGCAACGCTGCGAGATTACGCTAACTCGGGCCGCCAAATCCTGCTGCTCACTAGCGACGCTGCCTTGGCCGAACAAACCACTCGCGTCGGTGCCCGTCGCTTCAACTTACACGCTCACCGAAACACTCAACCTCACCGTCCTCTGTGGCGTCCACACTATCAATCCGAAAACTATGTGGGACCCCATCCCCATTTGTACGCGGACGTGAATGTCCCATTGCAGGCAACCGCCCGTCACTCTGAAGGCGGTGGTGAATACATCAATCGCAAGCTCGATGCCGCATGGCAAGATGCTTACGAAATGGTCGATCATGAATACCAAGATCGCTCTCCTGATACGAAGCATCGCAACGGCTACTTCTATACCGATTCCTACACCACGGCCCCACCCGTCTCTGAAACGGCGAAGTCGCATCCGCTACGATCGGTTGAGAATCGTTCGCTTAGCCAAGTCGATCGGCACGATGTCGCCGAGCCTGCTTTTTTTTTAACCGTTGACAGTCCGATCGACCAAGCTCCGTCGGTCGACTCGGTTGCCGCTGCTCGACTGCGCGGCTTGAACGTCACTCATGTCACGCATCTGATGCAACAAGATGCGAACCGGCTATCCGATGCACTCGGATTAGCCGACGTGGACGCATCGACGATTCGCCGCTGGCAAAGTGAATGCCGGCTCGTTTGCCGCGTTCCCAAACTTCGCGGCTTCGACGCTCGAGTCCTCGTCGGCTGTGGTGTCACGACTCCGTCACAATTGGCTGCGACCCATCCAACGGACTTGCTCCAACAAGTCGAAGACTTTTTGGCAACCGAGGAGGGTCAGAAAGTGCTGCTGAGTGGAAGCAGCCGCGAACTATCACGCATCACAAGCTGGATCGCTGCCGCCAATAGCTGGGGCGTCGAAAACTCAACTCGCTATGTCGACGGCCGGACCGTCCGCCGTAGCACGCACATTGAACGGCAAAACGAACATCCAATCGCTGGTCGCGACGTCGCCTATGACACCTACCGTGAACCGATTCGCTACGGTATCCGCAACGTCGGAGCATCGCGTTCCAACCGCTCAAGCGGCTTGCGATCGGAGCGATCAAGTAGCCGCAGCGGCCAGCAAACCAGCGACCGCAGCCGCTCCAACGGCAATACCAATCGCAGTGCAAGCAATCGCACGGCCGGAAGCAAACAGAGTCGCCGAAGAACGCGTGCTTCCGAACGGCCCAGCCGCGGTGTTGTTCGAATGGAACGCAGCGAGACCGAGTCGCTTCCAAGTGAAACGACTCCCTCGTCAGAAAGAAGCGAACGGGCAAATCGAAGCGAGCGGGCTACTCGAAGCGAACGGGCTACTCGAAACGAACGGGCAAATCGGAGCAACCGGGAAACCCGAAGCGAGCGGACGAGACGTTCCAACCGCATCCCCCGAACCGATCGAACGACGGAGTCCACCGCGGCTGAATTGCGTTTCTATCTCGAGCGTGGTAGCGACGTCGTCGATGCCCCGTCGATTGGCCCGCGTATGGCCGAAAGATTAAACCGAATTGGTATTTTCACGGTCGATGATCTGATCAACGCAAATACGCGATCGGTTGCCGAAAAGTTGAATCACCGCCGGGTCGATTCCGACACCATCCTGTCATGGCAACAACAAGCAACCTTGGTATGCCGAATCCCGATGTTGCGAGGCCATGACGCACAGCTACTCGTCTTGGCTGGCGTCACGACGGCCGAAAGGGTAGCCGCTCAAACACCAGATGACTTGTTTGCCATCATCGACCCGATAAGTCGATCACGGGATGGCAAGCGGATCATCCGAGGCGGAAAGCTGCCCGATAAGGCTGAAATCACCGAGTGGATCACCTACGCAAAGCAAAATCGCGTTATCAAAGCAGCTTAA
- a CDS encoding efflux RND transporter periplasmic adaptor subunit, with protein MKSKTTWGVCIALSAVIAAGWYAANLTRSETNEPQTAEPTSAANLGKAPSPIASRQVIRLNATMQSAAGMKVQPVSRKSLQLARILPARFAYDDTRHVSLRTPTEGVIESVRVQPGDRVEEGQAVAILRSPTIGRARNQVLTNQANRRIAEKAFRWEADVHEGVAKLVKLIRSGASMETIERSLKDETLGDFGGKLRSAYSQARLASDIVESIGRAGDQGAISGRLVLERRSDQQQKQAVLESTIQQSLFQTQQSLAQAQSKLDACDRELRIAKQTLNTLLGSTVESTEDLDVSPNDPNVSRFTICSPLAGTVERRVHSATERVATQDELFVIADTRILWVEADIRGNDWGAIDVATGDTVFVSTPAFNTSSLVSPPQSAIVVFWGRNVDPSSGSIPLVAQIDNSAGKFRPGMFARMTVPTQTLEDVIAIPESAVVDIEGQDSVFVQVDGGYRAVAVDVGERSSAMVEIRSGLTEDESIVVAGAFILKSELLLEGEE; from the coding sequence ATGAAATCAAAAACCACTTGGGGCGTATGCATTGCGCTCTCGGCAGTGATTGCTGCCGGTTGGTATGCTGCCAACCTTACACGCAGCGAAACGAACGAACCGCAGACTGCCGAGCCTACGTCCGCAGCCAATCTCGGCAAAGCGCCTTCACCGATTGCCTCGCGACAGGTCATTCGATTGAACGCTACGATGCAATCGGCTGCAGGAATGAAGGTCCAACCAGTCTCTCGGAAATCCTTGCAATTAGCTCGGATTTTGCCAGCAAGATTCGCCTACGACGACACCCGACATGTCTCCCTGCGAACGCCAACCGAAGGCGTGATCGAATCAGTACGGGTCCAACCAGGGGACCGAGTCGAGGAAGGACAAGCGGTGGCGATACTCCGAAGCCCTACCATTGGGAGGGCACGCAATCAAGTCTTGACGAACCAGGCGAACCGGAGGATCGCTGAAAAAGCGTTTCGCTGGGAAGCTGACGTTCATGAAGGTGTCGCCAAACTAGTGAAACTAATCCGTAGCGGCGCCTCAATGGAAACCATCGAACGGAGTTTGAAAGACGAAACGCTTGGCGACTTCGGCGGAAAACTACGAAGCGCCTATAGCCAAGCGAGATTGGCCAGCGATATCGTCGAATCGATCGGACGCGCTGGCGATCAGGGAGCAATCAGTGGTCGACTGGTTCTCGAACGCCGAAGCGACCAGCAACAGAAGCAAGCGGTACTCGAATCGACGATTCAACAGTCGTTGTTCCAAACACAACAATCGCTAGCTCAAGCACAATCGAAACTTGATGCTTGCGACCGAGAACTTCGGATTGCCAAACAAACACTCAACACGTTACTCGGAAGCACCGTCGAATCAACCGAGGATTTGGACGTCTCCCCAAACGACCCGAACGTTTCACGATTCACGATTTGCTCACCGCTAGCCGGAACCGTCGAACGCCGCGTCCACTCAGCGACCGAGCGAGTGGCGACGCAAGATGAGTTATTTGTGATCGCCGACACGAGAATCCTGTGGGTGGAAGCCGACATTCGCGGCAACGATTGGGGTGCGATTGATGTGGCTACTGGTGACACCGTCTTTGTCTCAACCCCTGCGTTCAATACTTCCTCACTCGTCTCACCGCCGCAATCTGCAATCGTCGTATTTTGGGGGCGCAACGTTGACCCATCGAGCGGCTCGATTCCGTTGGTCGCCCAAATCGATAATTCCGCTGGCAAGTTCCGCCCCGGCATGTTTGCTCGCATGACCGTTCCGACGCAAACACTCGAAGATGTCATCGCCATTCCGGAATCTGCCGTTGTCGACATTGAAGGACAAGACAGCGTTTTCGTCCAAGTCGATGGCGGATATAGGGCGGTTGCGGTCGACGTCGGCGAGCGATCGAGTGCCATGGTTGAAATCCGCAGCGGGTTGACCGAAGACGAATCGATCGTGGTCGCCGGTGCCTTCATCCTGAAGAGCGAACTGCTTCTCGAAGGGGAGGAATAA
- a CDS encoding efflux RND transporter permease subunit: protein MLQKLIEFSLKHRLLIIIATLFMAAFGVRSALELPLDAVPDLTNTQVTVITSAGSLPPVEVERQVTYPIEWTMGGLPNVEEVRSISKFGLSVITIVFTEGTDVYFATQQVDQRLSAAAASLPAGYGPPELGPMTTALGEILQFEVRSDSTSPMELRTLLEWDIAPKLRGVDGVTEINVMGGFYKTFEVRPDPNELDAQGLTLEDLYSRIEAANANAGGGYVIHHEEQRFIRGQALLSGVDDLKNIVIRRSENGSPLLLSDIAEVAIAAMPRQGAVSRDGRGEAVTGMVMMRIGENSRDVVARVKERIDEVQTTLPSDVLIDVIYDREALIDRTLQTVQKNLLEGGALVAIVLLITLGSLRAGMIVALAIPLSMLFASNMMLIFGISASLMSLGAIDFGLIVDSSVIMVENCVRRLAQNNEGKSRLAIIRDASIEVRGPTMFGEMIISVVYIPVLLLEGTEGKMFRPMALTVLFALLGSFILSMTLMPALASLSLPKKPHDKDLWPIRMIKKVYLPIVGVAVKSPVITLVCAASVFAVSVPVARNLGAEFMPRLNEGDLLVEAVRLPSASLEGAEAMAQQVESLLVAMPEIKTVFTKTGRPEIANDVMGVHQSDVWVMLNPPSSWPQKKSREELIAEMETVLSDRVAGVAFGFTQPIEMRVDELVAGVKADVAVLVYGDDLEILTKLAKQIERTLKGIDGSADVKADIQSTLATLTIVPDRDALARYGIDAQQVMDVVAALGGRPVGEVLDGRARFPIRVRLPEPWRDDVEKLQQLPVARAGGKPVPLYELATIQLEQTPPTVEHENGQRRTYVSANVRGRDVATFVADAKAAVAESIRLPANYEIRWGGDFENLQSASRRLMIITPIVLIVIFLLLYTTFGSASLAALIFLCVPIAASGGVFSLMLREMPFSIAAGVGFIALFGVAVLNGLVWVSDAEQRRIQGSSRREAALKAADARLRPILMTAFVASLGFLPMALSTSDGAELQRPLATVVIGGLITSTLLTCVVIPAIYPWFTSRLADK, encoded by the coding sequence ATGTTACAAAAACTAATTGAGTTCTCCTTGAAGCATCGGCTGCTCATCATCATCGCAACGCTGTTCATGGCAGCATTTGGCGTACGCAGTGCGTTGGAACTACCGCTTGATGCGGTTCCCGATTTGACGAACACGCAAGTCACCGTCATCACATCGGCTGGATCCTTGCCGCCAGTCGAGGTCGAGCGTCAAGTCACCTATCCGATCGAATGGACGATGGGGGGACTTCCCAATGTTGAAGAAGTTCGCAGCATCTCGAAGTTTGGATTGTCCGTGATCACGATCGTCTTTACCGAAGGCACCGACGTGTACTTCGCCACCCAGCAAGTGGACCAAAGATTGTCGGCTGCGGCGGCCAGTTTACCGGCGGGTTATGGACCGCCTGAACTTGGCCCGATGACCACCGCACTAGGCGAGATATTGCAGTTCGAAGTCCGTAGCGATTCGACTTCGCCGATGGAACTTCGCACACTGCTCGAATGGGATATCGCGCCCAAATTGCGGGGTGTGGATGGCGTTACCGAGATTAACGTGATGGGCGGATTTTATAAAACGTTCGAAGTTCGCCCCGATCCAAACGAGTTGGATGCTCAAGGCCTAACGCTCGAAGACTTATACTCGCGGATCGAAGCGGCCAATGCTAACGCGGGCGGGGGGTACGTGATCCATCACGAGGAACAGCGGTTTATTCGTGGTCAAGCCTTGCTCAGCGGCGTCGATGACTTGAAAAACATCGTGATTCGTCGCAGCGAGAATGGATCACCACTACTGCTATCGGATATCGCTGAAGTCGCGATCGCTGCGATGCCCCGACAAGGAGCCGTTAGCCGAGACGGACGCGGTGAAGCCGTCACAGGCATGGTGATGATGCGAATCGGTGAAAATTCGCGAGACGTCGTCGCGCGAGTGAAAGAACGAATCGATGAAGTGCAAACAACACTGCCCAGCGACGTATTGATCGATGTCATCTATGACCGCGAAGCTTTGATCGATCGAACACTCCAAACCGTCCAGAAGAATTTGCTCGAAGGTGGAGCACTCGTAGCGATCGTGTTATTGATCACGCTTGGCAGCCTTCGCGCCGGAATGATCGTTGCGTTAGCGATTCCGCTGTCGATGTTGTTCGCGTCGAACATGATGCTGATCTTCGGAATCTCCGCCAGTTTGATGAGTCTCGGGGCGATCGATTTTGGTTTGATCGTCGACTCATCCGTCATCATGGTCGAAAATTGTGTCCGCCGACTGGCCCAGAACAACGAAGGCAAAAGTCGTTTGGCGATCATCCGTGATGCTTCGATTGAAGTACGCGGCCCGACGATGTTTGGTGAGATGATTATCTCGGTTGTTTATATTCCAGTGCTCTTGCTCGAAGGCACCGAAGGAAAAATGTTTCGGCCGATGGCATTGACGGTTCTGTTCGCGCTGCTTGGTTCTTTCATTTTGTCGATGACGTTGATGCCCGCATTGGCATCTTTGTCGCTGCCCAAAAAACCGCACGACAAGGACTTGTGGCCAATTCGAATGATCAAGAAAGTTTACCTGCCGATCGTAGGTGTTGCGGTGAAATCACCAGTCATCACGCTGGTCTGTGCGGCCAGCGTGTTTGCCGTCAGTGTTCCGGTCGCTCGGAATCTGGGAGCCGAGTTCATGCCGAGGCTCAATGAGGGGGACCTGCTCGTCGAAGCGGTACGGCTTCCCAGCGCATCCTTAGAAGGTGCGGAAGCGATGGCACAACAAGTCGAATCGCTGCTCGTCGCGATGCCAGAGATCAAAACGGTTTTCACCAAGACGGGACGACCAGAAATCGCCAACGATGTCATGGGCGTTCACCAAAGTGACGTTTGGGTCATGTTGAACCCTCCGTCGTCTTGGCCGCAAAAAAAGTCACGCGAGGAGCTGATTGCCGAGATGGAAACCGTGCTCAGTGATCGGGTTGCTGGCGTTGCCTTCGGGTTCACTCAACCAATCGAAATGCGAGTCGATGAGTTGGTCGCAGGCGTGAAGGCGGATGTGGCGGTTTTAGTTTACGGAGACGATCTGGAAATCCTCACCAAACTTGCGAAACAAATCGAGCGAACACTCAAAGGTATCGATGGATCGGCGGATGTAAAAGCGGACATTCAATCGACACTGGCAACCTTGACCATTGTGCCCGATCGCGATGCACTGGCACGCTACGGAATCGATGCGCAGCAAGTGATGGACGTCGTTGCGGCCCTCGGTGGCCGTCCGGTTGGCGAAGTCTTAGATGGCCGAGCCCGTTTTCCGATTCGCGTCCGCTTACCGGAGCCATGGCGTGACGATGTCGAGAAACTACAACAGTTGCCGGTCGCTCGTGCTGGTGGCAAACCAGTCCCGCTATACGAATTAGCCACGATACAGTTAGAGCAAACCCCACCAACGGTCGAGCATGAAAATGGACAGCGTCGCACCTACGTCTCCGCCAACGTGCGAGGACGCGACGTGGCCACCTTCGTCGCTGATGCGAAAGCAGCCGTAGCCGAGTCGATACGCTTACCCGCGAATTACGAAATCCGCTGGGGCGGTGATTTTGAGAATCTACAATCCGCATCCAGGCGGTTAATGATCATCACCCCGATTGTCTTGATCGTCATCTTTTTGTTGCTCTACACAACGTTTGGTTCCGCATCTTTGGCCGCGTTAATCTTTCTATGCGTGCCGATTGCGGCTAGTGGAGGCGTGTTCTCGCTAATGCTACGTGAGATGCCGTTTAGTATCGCGGCGGGGGTCGGTTTCATCGCCCTGTTCGGCGTCGCCGTCCTCAACGGGTTGGTCTGGGTCAGTGATGCAGAACAGCGTCGGATCCAAGGCAGCAGCAGGCGGGAAGCCGCATTGAAAGCAGCCGACGCCCGACTTCGCCCCATCCTAATGACCGCGTTCGTCGCTAGCCTAGGTTTTCTTCCGATGGCATTATCGACCAGCGACGGAGCAGAATTGCAGCGACCGTTAGCGACCGTCGTGATTGGAGGACTGATCACCAGTACTTTGTTGACCTGTGTGGTCATTCCCGCTATCTACCCTTGGTTCACCAGCAGACTAGCCGACAAGTAG
- a CDS encoding NAD-dependent epimerase/dehydratase family protein: protein MRVLVTGCGGFLGSHIVRQLCQRGDEVIGISRSEYPELAGLGMTHRRGDLTDAGFCLANIGDVDAVIHTAAVAGVWGPWQHYYQTNTAATEHVIAACRENGIRTLVFTSSPSVTFDGEHQQGVDETVPYPKQWLCHYPHTKALAEQAVLGAHQCGKLHTLALRPHLIWGDDDPHLIPRVIDRARRGRLRIVGNGSNQVDTVHVSNAAAAHLDGLDALSNDPSLAGGRAYFIAQDEPVDCWQWIAKICEIGGVKPPRQKVSFLAAYRIGAALETVYRMTGRRSEPPMTRFVAAQLAKDHYFDISAAKERLGYRVRVSMDEGLESLRRSLQK from the coding sequence ATGCGTGTACTTGTAACTGGATGCGGCGGTTTTTTGGGTAGCCATATCGTACGCCAGCTTTGCCAACGCGGCGACGAAGTGATCGGGATTTCGCGATCCGAGTATCCTGAGCTTGCAGGTTTGGGAATGACACATCGCCGCGGCGATTTGACCGATGCTGGTTTCTGCTTGGCGAATATTGGTGATGTGGACGCAGTGATCCATACCGCGGCCGTCGCCGGTGTATGGGGACCATGGCAGCACTACTACCAAACCAATACCGCCGCAACCGAACATGTGATCGCGGCATGTCGTGAAAACGGTATTCGAACACTGGTCTTTACCAGCAGTCCGAGTGTCACGTTCGATGGCGAGCATCAGCAAGGCGTTGACGAAACCGTCCCCTATCCGAAGCAGTGGCTATGCCATTACCCTCACACCAAAGCGCTGGCAGAGCAAGCGGTGCTCGGAGCTCACCAATGCGGCAAGCTTCACACGTTGGCTTTGCGGCCCCATCTGATTTGGGGCGACGACGACCCTCATTTGATCCCTCGAGTCATCGATCGAGCCCGCAGGGGCCGACTGCGGATTGTCGGTAACGGGTCGAATCAGGTCGATACCGTGCATGTCAGCAATGCGGCAGCAGCCCATCTGGACGGGCTCGATGCGCTCTCTAACGATCCCTCATTGGCTGGCGGACGAGCCTATTTCATTGCCCAAGACGAGCCGGTCGATTGTTGGCAGTGGATTGCAAAAATATGTGAAATCGGTGGTGTGAAACCGCCGCGGCAAAAGGTCAGTTTTCTGGCGGCCTATCGCATCGGTGCCGCACTTGAGACGGTTTACCGAATGACGGGCCGCCGCAGCGAACCGCCGATGACACGATTTGTTGCTGCTCAATTGGCAAAAGACCATTACTTCGATATCTCTGCAGCGAAAGAACGACTCGGCTATCGGGTCCGGGTCAGCATGGATGAAGGGCTCGAAAGCCTACGCCGGTCCCTGCAAAAGTAG